The Oxalobacteraceae bacterium OTU3CINTB1 genome includes a window with the following:
- a CDS encoding MerR family transcriptional regulator, whose amino-acid sequence MSKAEQKTESKPTGYRSGVAARLAGLPVETLRVWERRYGVSDVDRSPHGQRLYSADQVRRLGLLKRVVDQGHAIGTVARLAADELIALAGAAPSPAGPGAITQTLKIAVAGAALARRLGAIRTSPELDIVASCFQLEGAAEAMAGVSADVLLIESSEMSADALPQIQAARRAMQVRTVVVLYRFCDSATVRRLREHGCLVARAPSDAAEVAVLCSTALTGAARPPPGPLTAPPPRRLDDQALAALSSASSSINCECPRHLADILMMLASFERYSYQCQNRNAGDAALHEDLGRSAGHARVMMEQALERLAYAEGLPLPDKQ is encoded by the coding sequence ATGTCGAAAGCGGAACAAAAAACAGAATCGAAGCCCACCGGCTATCGCAGCGGCGTGGCCGCGCGGCTGGCGGGCCTGCCCGTGGAAACGCTGCGCGTATGGGAGCGCCGCTATGGCGTCTCCGACGTCGACCGCTCACCGCACGGCCAGCGCCTGTACTCGGCCGACCAGGTCCGCCGGCTGGGCCTGCTTAAACGCGTGGTCGACCAGGGACACGCGATCGGCACCGTGGCCCGGCTTGCGGCCGATGAGTTGATCGCGCTGGCCGGCGCCGCGCCCTCGCCCGCCGGCCCTGGCGCGATCACGCAAACGCTCAAGATCGCCGTCGCCGGCGCCGCGCTGGCGCGCCGCCTTGGCGCCATCCGCACCTCGCCGGAACTCGATATCGTCGCCAGCTGCTTCCAGCTCGAAGGCGCGGCCGAGGCGATGGCCGGCGTGTCGGCCGACGTGCTGCTGATCGAATCGTCCGAGATGAGCGCCGACGCGCTGCCGCAAATCCAGGCCGCGCGCCGCGCGATGCAGGTGCGCACGGTGGTGGTGTTGTACCGCTTCTGCGACAGCGCCACGGTGCGCCGCCTGCGCGAACATGGCTGCCTGGTGGCGCGCGCGCCGTCCGACGCCGCCGAGGTGGCGGTTTTATGCAGCACCGCGCTGACCGGCGCGGCGCGCCCGCCGCCAGGTCCGCTCACGGCGCCGCCGCCGCGCCGCCTCGACGACCAGGCGCTGGCCGCGCTGTCGTCGGCCTCCTCCAGCATCAATTGTGAGTGCCCGCGCCATCTGGCGGATATACTGATGATGCTGGCCAGTTTCGAGCGCTATAGCTACCAGTGCCAAAATCGCAATGCCGGCGACGCGGCGCTGCACGAGGACCTGGGCCGCAGCGCCGGCCACGCGCGCGTGATGATGGAGCAGGCGCTGGAACGATTGGCGTACGCCGAAGGCCTGCCCCTGCCCGACAAGCAGTGA
- a CDS encoding DASH family cryptochrome, translated as MISLPNILLYWFRNDLRLSDNPVLRQACAQATQLLPVFCMPPATGTQWGFERVGAHRRALLASALQELQQTLSEAGSRLLVLDGPPADALPRLVRETGATAIICEDIAAPEEMAEVAALHKAGIDVRTHWQSTMLDPAGLPFAPADMPNQFTEFRRAVEKSPARPVAPLSVPAIIPPPPDHAPTGAALGEAGTGGGEASATAHLARYFSGNLPHTYKTTRDQLNGADFSTGFSRWLWSGAVSARTIDTRLRAYEEQNGATDSSYWIRFELLWRDHFRFLHLKHGAALYRKRGLLATLPAQLAHDDEKMLRWREGRTGQPLVDAGMRELAATGFLSNRMRQIVASYLIYELECDWRAGAAWFEAQLIDYDVYSNQGNWLYIAGRGTDPRGGRRFDPERQARVHDPDGTYQRLWSDA; from the coding sequence ATGATCTCCTTGCCAAACATCCTGCTCTACTGGTTCCGCAACGACCTGCGCCTGTCCGACAATCCAGTCCTGCGACAGGCATGCGCACAGGCGACGCAGCTGCTGCCGGTGTTCTGCATGCCACCTGCGACCGGCACCCAGTGGGGCTTCGAGCGCGTCGGAGCGCACCGACGGGCGCTGCTCGCCTCGGCATTGCAGGAGCTACAGCAAACACTTTCCGAGGCCGGCAGCCGCCTGCTGGTGCTCGACGGCCCGCCCGCCGACGCCCTGCCCCGGCTGGTCCGTGAGACCGGCGCCACCGCCATCATCTGCGAAGACATCGCCGCCCCCGAAGAAATGGCCGAGGTGGCAGCGCTGCACAAGGCAGGCATCGACGTCCGGACCCACTGGCAATCCACCATGCTCGACCCGGCCGGTTTGCCCTTCGCACCCGCCGACATGCCGAACCAGTTTACGGAATTTCGCCGCGCGGTCGAAAAATCGCCTGCGCGCCCGGTCGCACCGTTGTCCGTTCCGGCCATCATCCCGCCACCACCGGACCACGCGCCAACCGGCGCCGCGTTGGGCGAGGCAGGCACCGGCGGTGGCGAGGCCTCGGCGACCGCGCACCTCGCTCGCTACTTCAGCGGCAACCTGCCCCACACTTACAAGACCACCCGCGACCAACTCAACGGCGCCGACTTTTCAACCGGATTTTCGCGCTGGCTCTGGAGCGGCGCCGTCTCGGCACGCACCATCGACACCAGGTTACGCGCCTACGAGGAGCAAAACGGTGCAACCGACAGCAGCTACTGGATACGATTCGAGCTACTGTGGCGCGATCACTTCCGCTTCCTTCATCTGAAGCATGGAGCGGCGCTGTACCGCAAACGCGGCTTGCTGGCGACGCTACCCGCACAGCTGGCGCACGACGATGAAAAGATGCTGCGTTGGCGTGAAGGCCGAACCGGCCAGCCATTGGTCGACGCCGGCATGCGCGAACTGGCGGCCACCGGCTTTCTGTCGAACCGGATGCGCCAGATCGTCGCCAGCTACCTGATCTACGAACTGGAATGCGACTGGCGCGCCGGCGCGGCCTGGTTCGAGGCGCAGTTGATCGACTACGATGTCTATTCGAATCAAGGCAACTGGCTTTACATCGCCGGCCGCGGCACCGACCCGCGCGGCGGCCGGCGCTTCGACCCGGAGCGGCAGGCGCGCGTCCACGACCCGGACGGCACTTATCAACGCCTGTGGAGCGACGCATGA
- a CDS encoding GTP cyclohydrolase I — translation MTTEQLPAYRPATTTASERIRARLIASNTRFHANDNIAAYIEPGELDQLLDEVSGHMQKVLESLVIDTVSDHNTQDTARRVAKMYMNEVFGGRYVDMPPVTEFPNAANLNELMIIGPITVRSACSHHLCPVIGKVWIGVMPNQHSALIGLSKYARLASWIMSRPQIQEEAVVQLADLLQEKMQPDGLAVIMEADHFCMQWRGVKDMDARMINSVMHGSFLKDPALRREFLSLIKR, via the coding sequence ATGACCACCGAGCAGCTTCCGGCATATCGCCCTGCCACCACCACCGCCTCCGAGCGGATCCGCGCACGCCTGATCGCCAGCAACACGCGCTTTCACGCCAACGACAATATCGCCGCCTACATCGAACCGGGTGAACTGGACCAGCTGCTGGACGAAGTCAGCGGCCATATGCAGAAGGTGCTGGAAAGCCTGGTCATCGACACCGTCAGCGACCATAACACGCAGGATACGGCGCGCCGCGTCGCCAAGATGTACATGAACGAGGTGTTCGGCGGCCGCTACGTCGACATGCCGCCGGTGACTGAATTCCCCAACGCCGCCAACCTGAACGAGTTGATGATCATCGGCCCGATCACGGTGCGCAGCGCCTGCTCGCACCATCTGTGCCCGGTGATCGGCAAGGTGTGGATCGGCGTCATGCCGAACCAGCACTCGGCCCTGATCGGCCTGTCGAAGTACGCGCGCTTGGCCAGCTGGATCATGAGCCGGCCGCAAATCCAGGAAGAGGCGGTGGTCCAATTGGCCGATCTGCTGCAAGAGAAAATGCAGCCGGACGGCCTGGCCGTTATCATGGAGGCGGACCACTTTTGCATGCAGTGGCGCGGCGTCAAGGACATGGATGCGCGCATGATCAATAGCGTCATGCACGGCTCGTTCCTGAAGGACCCGGCCCTGCGGCGCGAGTTCCTGTCGCTGATCAAACGCTGA
- a CDS encoding metallophosphoesterase, with protein MKKPGEITSPTTSIELAAAPKPQRRTLLKMGLASASGLSVGGLLAGCGGGNSDIGNTGNGGGTAPVVVPPSTQISSFALAVLPDTQFYSRYATSSESNQYQRHYGNEPFAAQTNWVARNAAALNIPFLIHLGDVVDQVGKPEQWKVADSAMQVLEVAKLPYSILAGNHDVVNDLDYNGDQTKGTDTQRVLANEPYLQWFGTRRAQRQATFGGRDSTGFHEYHIFTAQEQKFMVLSLSWRISDAGIAWARKVMADNPTLPVILVNHQLLNIAADALSPLETDYGKMLWEKLIRDNDQIFMTLNGHHHGAARLTKTNNFGNAVEEMVVDYQMDYQGGNGLMRLYEFDLTNNQIKVLSFSPWVPMKPADTLNAFDRAVLTEPNEAFTINLNFAKRFARFNATFGTGKATVASSLVEQAKALVLKGYTEPAVVVAAAPKDADDYPKVASTVAHWRFYGGAEGAAVAPGTRIADVTGANPLTRDALNKGGIVGAEAGDIVWSSDRHRLSSAPGSVSFINTDKNTPRLSYFVTDPTAAINAQTFAKTGYTIEAFVKINQAWDKSKHAWMNIMTRDGKRGSLAGFDGGDPESPPLLFAISSLREVQWEVVPDVVGARGGLASWSGEIIAGTWVHIAIVNDPVTHDTVMYVEGAPVLRNSSNVVGLATLSATSQWVVGGGSWDGARADGFFGNIGEVRVAAAALPAAQWLTARR; from the coding sequence ATGAAGAAACCAGGCGAAATCACTTCCCCGACAACCTCCATCGAGCTGGCCGCCGCGCCAAAGCCGCAGCGCCGCACCTTGCTGAAAATGGGCCTGGCCTCGGCGTCGGGCCTGTCCGTCGGCGGCTTGCTTGCGGGCTGCGGCGGAGGCAATAGCGACATCGGCAACACCGGCAACGGCGGTGGCACCGCGCCCGTCGTCGTGCCGCCGAGCACGCAGATTTCCAGTTTCGCCCTGGCCGTCTTGCCGGACACCCAGTTTTATTCGCGCTACGCGACTTCGTCGGAAAGCAATCAATATCAGCGCCACTACGGCAACGAGCCGTTCGCCGCGCAGACCAACTGGGTAGCGCGCAACGCCGCCGCGTTGAACATCCCGTTCCTGATCCACCTGGGCGACGTGGTCGACCAGGTCGGCAAGCCGGAGCAGTGGAAGGTGGCCGACAGCGCCATGCAGGTGCTGGAAGTGGCCAAGCTGCCGTACTCCATCCTGGCCGGCAACCACGACGTCGTGAACGACCTGGACTACAACGGCGACCAGACCAAGGGCACCGACACCCAGCGCGTGCTGGCCAACGAGCCATATTTGCAATGGTTCGGCACCCGCCGCGCGCAACGCCAGGCCACCTTTGGCGGTCGCGACAGCACCGGCTTCCACGAGTACCACATCTTCACCGCGCAGGAGCAAAAGTTCATGGTGCTGTCGCTGTCGTGGCGCATCTCCGACGCCGGCATCGCCTGGGCGCGCAAGGTGATGGCTGACAATCCAACCTTGCCGGTGATCCTGGTCAACCACCAACTGTTGAACATCGCCGCCGATGCCCTCAGCCCGCTGGAGACCGACTACGGCAAGATGCTGTGGGAAAAACTGATCCGCGACAACGATCAGATCTTCATGACCTTGAACGGCCACCACCACGGCGCCGCGCGCCTGACCAAGACCAACAACTTCGGCAACGCGGTCGAGGAAATGGTGGTCGACTACCAGATGGACTACCAGGGCGGCAACGGTTTGATGCGCCTGTACGAATTCGACCTGACCAACAACCAGATCAAGGTGCTGTCGTTCTCGCCGTGGGTGCCGATGAAGCCGGCCGACACGCTCAACGCCTTCGACCGCGCCGTGCTCACCGAGCCGAACGAAGCGTTCACCATCAACCTCAACTTCGCCAAGCGCTTTGCGCGCTTCAACGCCACCTTCGGCACCGGCAAGGCGACGGTGGCGTCGTCGCTGGTGGAGCAGGCCAAGGCGCTGGTGCTCAAGGGTTATACGGAACCGGCCGTGGTGGTGGCGGCCGCGCCGAAAGACGCGGACGATTATCCAAAAGTGGCGTCGACCGTGGCGCACTGGCGCTTCTACGGCGGCGCCGAAGGCGCGGCGGTGGCGCCCGGCACCCGCATCGCCGATGTCACCGGCGCCAACCCGTTGACGCGCGACGCGCTCAACAAGGGCGGCATCGTCGGCGCCGAGGCCGGCGATATCGTCTGGAGCAGCGACCGCCACCGCCTGTCGTCGGCGCCGGGGTCGGTCAGCTTCATCAACACCGACAAGAATACGCCGCGCCTGAGCTATTTCGTCACCGACCCGACGGCCGCGATCAACGCCCAGACCTTCGCCAAGACCGGCTACACGATCGAAGCCTTCGTCAAGATCAACCAGGCGTGGGACAAGTCCAAGCATGCGTGGATGAACATCATGACGCGCGACGGCAAGCGCGGCAGCCTGGCCGGCTTCGACGGCGGCGATCCGGAATCGCCGCCGCTGCTGTTCGCCATCTCCAGCCTGCGCGAAGTGCAATGGGAAGTGGTGCCGGACGTGGTGGGCGCGCGTGGCGGCCTGGCCAGCTGGTCGGGCGAGATCATCGCCGGCACGTGGGTGCACATCGCCATCGTCAACGATCCGGTCACGCACGACACGGTGATGTATGTGGAAGGCGCGCCGGTGCTGCGTAACAGCAGCAATGTCGTCGGCCTGGCGACGTTGTCGGCGACGTCGCAATGGGTGGTGGGCGGCGGCTCGTGGGATGGCGCGCGCGCCGACGGTTTCTTCGGCAACATCGGCGAGGTGCGGGTGGCGGCGGCCGCGCTGCCGGCCGCGCAGTGGCTGACGGCGCGACGGTAA
- a CDS encoding FAD-dependent oxidoreductase: MSETRLNVAVVGAGLAGLACGRHLQDAGCRVTVFEKARGPGGRMSTRRADGWQCDHGAQYFTVRDNAFREEVARWEAAGVAALWEPKIAVIGGGGRAEPDSVARFVGVPRMSAPAAWLAASLQVHSGVTIDDMRHEAEGWRLHSKEQGLHAERYDALVLAVPAPQAAVLLEPLLPLTAMQSNAVAMLPSWTLMLRFAQPHTPGYDAAFINEGPLRWIARDSSKPGRAGSEVWVLQASAEWSAAHIEDDEAVVTALLLEAFAKLGGPSPLGVTAHRWRYAKAGAASSRQAVWLPAVQVGLCGDWLGGGRVEDAWLSGLALAAKVLARTPCLP; the protein is encoded by the coding sequence ATGTCTGAAACACGTCTTAATGTGGCGGTGGTCGGGGCCGGGCTGGCCGGCCTGGCCTGCGGACGGCATTTGCAGGACGCGGGTTGCCGCGTCACCGTGTTCGAGAAGGCGCGCGGCCCGGGCGGCCGCATGAGCACCCGGCGTGCCGACGGCTGGCAGTGCGACCACGGCGCCCAATACTTCACGGTCCGGGACAACGCCTTCCGCGAGGAGGTCGCCCGCTGGGAGGCGGCCGGCGTGGCGGCGCTGTGGGAACCGAAAATCGCCGTCATCGGCGGCGGCGGCCGGGCGGAGCCGGACAGCGTGGCGCGCTTCGTCGGCGTGCCGCGCATGAGCGCTCCGGCGGCGTGGCTCGCCGCCAGCCTGCAGGTGCACAGCGGCGTCACCATCGACGATATGCGGCATGAGGCGGAGGGGTGGCGCCTGCATTCGAAGGAGCAGGGACTGCACGCAGAGCGCTACGACGCGCTGGTACTTGCGGTGCCGGCGCCGCAGGCGGCCGTTCTGCTGGAACCGTTGCTGCCATTGACGGCGATGCAGTCGAACGCGGTCGCCATGCTCCCGAGTTGGACCTTGATGCTGCGTTTCGCGCAGCCCCACACGCCGGGCTACGACGCCGCCTTCATCAACGAAGGGCCGCTGCGCTGGATCGCGCGCGACAGTTCAAAACCCGGGCGCGCCGGCAGCGAGGTCTGGGTGCTTCAGGCCAGCGCGGAGTGGAGCGCCGCCCATATCGAGGACGACGAGGCGGTTGTGACGGCGCTGCTGCTGGAGGCCTTCGCAAAGCTGGGCGGTCCGTCGCCGCTAGGCGTCACTGCGCACCGCTGGCGCTACGCCAAGGCCGGCGCGGCGTCCTCGCGCCAGGCCGTGTGGCTGCCGGCGGTGCAGGTCGGCCTGTGCGGCGACTGGCTCGGCGGCGGCCGCGTGGAAGACGCCTGGCTGAGCGGCCTGGCGCTGGCCGCCAAGGTACTGGCTAGAACTCCGTGCTTGCCGTGA
- a CDS encoding TIGR02450 family Trp-rich protein produces MLETSTTPAPRLNPQKLKLSKWTAVTPANKEKHFMVVEVVEPSEEGCAVVDIVLEAVHSRRRQTMPWRELTDGAKWRQGWI; encoded by the coding sequence ATGTTGGAAACCAGTACCACGCCGGCGCCTCGGCTGAATCCTCAAAAACTCAAGCTAAGCAAATGGACGGCCGTTACGCCAGCCAATAAAGAAAAGCACTTTATGGTGGTGGAAGTGGTCGAGCCCTCCGAAGAGGGCTGCGCGGTGGTCGATATCGTGCTGGAGGCAGTGCACTCTCGCCGCCGGCAAACCATGCCGTGGCGCGAGCTCACCGATGGCGCCAAGTGGCGCCAGGGCTGGATTTAA
- a CDS encoding cryptochrome/photolyase family protein, with protein sequence MTTQDQPTLKLILGDQLNCRHSWFSQPSDDVVFLMMEVRQETDYVLHHAQKIIAIFAAMRDLARRLRDDGHRVHYLAIDDPDNRQSFPANLDHLIAHYGAAAFRWQAPDEYRLDRQLADYAAGLAIPAAMDDTEHFYTARDEAAALFEGHDNWLMERFYRHMRLRHKVLVSETGKPAGGQWNFDHDNREAWKGMPWEPADLRGRHDHSELWNTIQAAGARSFGQPNAGDFGWPLNRDEALEQLERFVKHALPHFGQFQDAMSFKAWRLFHSLLSFAMNSKMLDPRTVIERVEAAWRDGAVPLASAEGYIRQILGWREYVRGVYWHRMPGYDRLNAFGHTTPLPHWFWSGETRMRCMATAIGQSLEHAHSHHINRLMVIGNFALLAGLSPYELHQWYLGVYIDAFEWVELPNTLGMSQYADGGLLATKPYVSSAAYIDRMSDYCKGCHYDKKARVGEKACPYNAMYWDFFERNRASLGKNNRLHMVYLQLKRMDKPALEALKKQAAHTRATLADL encoded by the coding sequence ATGACGACGCAAGATCAACCAACGCTGAAGCTGATTCTGGGCGACCAGCTCAACTGCCGGCACAGCTGGTTCTCGCAGCCGAGCGACGACGTGGTCTTCTTGATGATGGAAGTGCGCCAGGAAACCGACTACGTGCTGCACCACGCGCAAAAAATCATCGCCATCTTTGCCGCCATGCGCGATCTGGCGCGGCGACTGCGGGACGACGGCCACCGCGTCCACTACCTGGCGATCGACGATCCCGACAACCGTCAATCCTTTCCCGCCAATCTCGATCATCTGATCGCGCATTACGGCGCGGCGGCGTTCCGCTGGCAGGCGCCGGACGAGTACCGGCTTGACCGCCAGCTGGCCGACTATGCGGCCGGCCTGGCCATCCCGGCCGCGATGGACGACACCGAGCATTTCTACACCGCCCGCGACGAGGCGGCGGCACTGTTCGAGGGCCACGACAACTGGCTGATGGAGCGCTTCTACCGCCACATGCGGCTGCGCCATAAAGTACTGGTATCGGAAACCGGCAAGCCCGCAGGCGGCCAGTGGAACTTCGACCACGACAACCGCGAAGCCTGGAAAGGCATGCCGTGGGAGCCGGCCGACCTGCGCGGCCGCCACGACCACAGCGAATTATGGAACACGATACAGGCCGCCGGCGCGCGCAGCTTCGGCCAGCCGAACGCCGGCGATTTCGGTTGGCCGCTGAACCGCGACGAGGCGCTCGAACAGCTGGAGCGTTTCGTCAAACACGCGTTGCCGCATTTCGGCCAATTCCAGGACGCGATGAGCTTCAAGGCCTGGCGCCTGTTCCATTCGCTGTTGTCGTTCGCGATGAACAGCAAGATGCTCGATCCGCGCACCGTGATCGAACGGGTCGAGGCGGCGTGGCGCGATGGCGCCGTGCCGCTGGCATCGGCCGAGGGCTACATCCGCCAGATACTGGGCTGGCGCGAATACGTGCGCGGCGTCTACTGGCACCGCATGCCGGGTTACGACCGGCTCAACGCCTTCGGCCACACGACGCCGCTGCCGCACTGGTTCTGGTCCGGCGAGACGCGCATGCGCTGCATGGCGACCGCGATCGGCCAGTCGCTGGAGCACGCGCACAGCCACCATATCAACCGGCTGATGGTCATCGGTAATTTCGCCTTGCTGGCCGGGCTGTCGCCATACGAACTGCATCAGTGGTACCTGGGGGTCTACATCGACGCCTTCGAGTGGGTGGAGTTGCCGAATACGCTGGGCATGAGCCAGTATGCGGATGGCGGTTTGCTGGCCACCAAGCCGTACGTATCGAGCGCGGCGTATATCGACCGCATGAGCGATTATTGCAAGGGCTGCCATTACGACAAGAAGGCGCGCGTCGGCGAGAAGGCCTGCCCTTACAACGCGATGTACTGGGATTTTTTTGAGCGCAATCGGGCGTCGCTGGGCAAAAACAACCGGCTTCACATGGTGTACCTGCAACTCAAACGCATGGACAAACCAGCGCTGGAGGCGCTGAAGAAGCAGGCCGCGCACACGCGCGCCACATTGGCGGATTTGTGA
- a CDS encoding BLUF domain-containing protein: MLVRLLYASRAAADTQTGAVTAIMQHSHAYNPKHGITGVLCHSERAYLQVIEGGRDQVNRLYGKILRDTRHTDVVLLHYEEICERRYSGWIMGQTNLNKLNPGTLLRYSATAEFDPHSLSGKSSLALIDELMAAAAVLGRA; this comes from the coding sequence ATGCTCGTCCGACTTTTATACGCCAGCCGCGCGGCCGCCGACACCCAAACGGGCGCCGTCACGGCCATCATGCAGCACTCGCATGCCTATAATCCGAAGCACGGCATCACCGGTGTGCTGTGCCATAGCGAACGCGCCTACCTGCAGGTGATCGAGGGTGGACGCGACCAGGTCAACCGCCTGTACGGCAAGATCCTGCGCGACACGCGGCATACCGACGTGGTGCTGCTGCATTACGAGGAAATCTGCGAACGGCGCTACTCCGGCTGGATCATGGGGCAGACCAATTTGAACAAGCTCAATCCGGGCACGTTGCTGCGCTACTCGGCGACGGCGGAATTCGACCCGCATTCGCTGTCGGGGAAAAGCTCCTTGGCACTGATCGATGAGTTGATGGCGGCAGCGGCGGTATTGGGCCGCGCCTGA
- a CDS encoding TonB-dependent siderophore receptor, with translation MPLVLNTTTACVLSALSALSVLAPSARAQTEPELQTVVISASADASAAGLSKAFAGGQVAKGGRIGLLGNMDNMDTPFNSTNYTQQFIQDQQARSVADVLQSDPSVRVARGFGNYQEMYIIRGFPVASDDLAYNGLYGVLPRQYIAAELLERVEVFRGANTFLNGASPSGGGIGGAINLLPKRAPNVALTEISAGLQSGRQTHLAADIARRFGDENRIGLRVNAVQRKGGTAIDDEHRELQLAALGADYRGCGFRLSADLGWQDSKLSNARPAVNVAAALPIPAAPDGGANFGQPWDYSSERDVFGTLRGEWDVARDVVAWASFGARRGHELNRLGSTLNLTSSSGAGNMRRFDNAREDHIKTGELGLRAALRSGPISHKLAVTTTGFDLDSRNAYATSAYQATSLYNPPAMALPVLTTFGNAMSDPRTTNKVKLVSGAVADSLGFLDDSVLLTVGVRHQRIRQTGYAYNTGRQNADYSESANTPIAALVYKASKQVSLYANYIESLQQGAVAGSTAVNVGQIFAPYKSRQKEVGAKYDGGRFGANVALFTTSQPQGVLNPANKVFGIDGEQRNRGAEFSAFGEPLRGLRVLGGVTLLDATQERTAGGTTDGKDVIGVPKSQVNLGVDWDVPGMPGLSLSARALHTASQAVNAANTQELPSWNRLDASARFQLDLDGRSYTLRVRVDNLTDKSYWASAGGSQGTGYLVLGAPRSFALTASTEF, from the coding sequence ATGCCCCTTGTATTGAACACCACCACCGCCTGCGTTTTGTCCGCCCTCTCCGCCCTCTCCGTGCTCGCGCCGTCCGCGCGCGCGCAAACCGAACCTGAACTGCAAACGGTCGTCATCAGCGCCAGCGCCGACGCCTCGGCCGCCGGCCTGTCGAAGGCTTTCGCCGGCGGCCAGGTCGCCAAGGGCGGGCGCATCGGGCTGCTCGGCAACATGGACAACATGGACACACCGTTCAACAGCACCAACTACACGCAGCAGTTCATCCAGGACCAGCAGGCGCGCAGCGTGGCCGACGTGCTGCAAAGCGATCCGTCGGTGCGTGTGGCGCGCGGGTTCGGCAATTACCAGGAGATGTACATCATTCGCGGCTTCCCGGTCGCTTCGGACGATCTGGCCTATAACGGCTTGTACGGCGTGCTGCCGCGCCAGTACATCGCCGCCGAACTGCTGGAGCGCGTGGAAGTGTTCAGGGGCGCCAACACCTTCCTCAACGGCGCCTCGCCGTCCGGCGGCGGCATTGGCGGCGCGATCAACTTGCTGCCCAAGCGCGCGCCGAACGTTGCGCTGACCGAAATCAGCGCCGGCCTGCAATCGGGTCGGCAAACCCACCTGGCGGCGGACATCGCGCGCCGCTTCGGCGACGAGAACCGCATCGGCCTGCGCGTCAACGCCGTGCAGCGCAAGGGCGGCACCGCCATCGACGACGAACACCGCGAGTTGCAACTGGCCGCGCTGGGCGCCGACTATCGCGGATGCGGCTTCCGGCTGTCGGCGGATCTGGGCTGGCAGGACAGTAAGCTAAGCAACGCCCGGCCCGCGGTCAACGTCGCCGCCGCGCTGCCGATTCCAGCGGCGCCGGACGGCGGCGCCAATTTCGGCCAGCCGTGGGACTACTCCAGCGAGCGCGATGTCTTCGGCACCCTGCGCGGCGAGTGGGATGTGGCCAGGGACGTGGTGGCGTGGGCCTCGTTCGGCGCGCGGCGCGGCCATGAACTGAATCGTCTGGGCAGCACCCTGAACCTGACCTCGAGCTCCGGCGCCGGCAACATGCGCCGCTTCGACAACGCCCGCGAAGACCATATCAAAACCGGCGAACTGGGATTGCGCGCCGCGCTGCGCAGCGGTCCCATAAGCCACAAACTGGCGGTGACGACGACCGGCTTCGATCTCGATTCGCGCAACGCCTACGCGACATCGGCCTACCAGGCGACGTCGCTGTACAACCCGCCGGCGATGGCCTTGCCGGTCCTGACCACGTTCGGCAACGCCATGTCCGATCCGCGCACCACCAACAAGGTGAAGCTGGTCAGCGGCGCGGTGGCCGACAGCCTGGGCTTCCTCGACGACAGCGTGCTGCTGACGGTCGGCGTGCGCCATCAAAGAATCCGGCAGACCGGCTACGCCTACAATACGGGCAGGCAGAACGCCGATTACAGCGAAAGCGCCAATACGCCGATCGCGGCGCTGGTCTACAAGGCGTCGAAACAGGTGTCGCTGTACGCGAACTATATCGAGAGCCTGCAGCAAGGGGCGGTGGCCGGATCGACCGCCGTCAACGTCGGCCAGATCTTCGCGCCGTACAAATCGCGTCAGAAGGAAGTGGGCGCGAAGTACGACGGCGGCCGTTTCGGCGCCAACGTCGCGCTGTTCACCACCAGCCAGCCGCAGGGCGTGCTGAACCCGGCCAACAAGGTGTTCGGCATCGACGGCGAACAGCGTAACCGTGGCGCCGAATTCTCGGCCTTCGGCGAACCGCTGCGCGGCCTGCGGGTGCTGGGCGGCGTGACCCTGCTCGACGCGACCCAGGAGCGCACGGCCGGCGGCACGACCGACGGCAAGGACGTTATCGGCGTACCGAAATCGCAGGTCAATCTCGGCGTCGATTGGGATGTGCCGGGCATGCCTGGCCTGAGCCTGTCGGCGCGCGCGCTGCACACGGCATCGCAAGCGGTCAACGCGGCCAACACGCAGGAACTCCCGTCGTGGAACCGGCTCGACGCCAGCGCGCGCTTCCAGCTTGATCTGGACGGCCGATCCTACACGCTGCGCGTCCGCGTCGACAACCTGACCGACAAGAGTTACTGGGCCTCGGCCGGCGGCTCGCAGGGCACCGGCTATCTGGTGCTGGGCGCGCCGCGCAGCTTCGCGCTCACGGCAAGCACGGAGTTCTAG